Proteins encoded in a region of the Clostridiisalibacter paucivorans DSM 22131 genome:
- a CDS encoding sensor domain-containing diguanylate cyclase, with protein sequence MDSENNVNNKIAKFKKVLLAKDKENAKLKKRLEEQQGISWILGQVIKQSSSLDSFPNQMKKITDILMGVLGLSACTVWVKDIGQYITYSRSTSNGNQFLIETSTKLLDVLLEIEKTGTFNINSNKYSFLRSKDTRSVLVAPLYNYKNNKKVGFIVAEHYYKEYFSKNRIDLFDLLAIQISIVGQNSMLFEKVSEFSNKDFLTNCYNRKYLQKIMKNIEEKSKVCTMSIFDMDNFKAVNDIYGHDKGDKLLISVSNLAIKYAKKYDGEVVRYGGDEFIIILYKNLDESKIILQNFIKNAQMLPAIKTLDFSVTFTVGISSYPETAKDIERIFKIADKALIEAKKEGKNKIKIGYDN encoded by the coding sequence ATGGACAGTGAGAATAATGTCAATAATAAAATAGCAAAATTTAAAAAGGTCTTATTAGCAAAAGATAAAGAAAATGCAAAACTAAAAAAAAGGCTAGAAGAACAACAAGGTATTAGTTGGATATTAGGGCAAGTAATTAAACAATCTAGCAGTCTTGATTCTTTTCCTAATCAAATGAAAAAAATTACAGATATTTTGATGGGAGTTTTAGGTCTTAGTGCGTGTACTGTTTGGGTAAAAGATATTGGACAATATATAACGTATTCACGGAGCACATCTAATGGAAATCAATTTCTCATAGAGACTTCTACAAAATTATTAGATGTGTTGTTGGAAATAGAAAAAACTGGGACATTCAATATAAACAGTAATAAATACTCTTTTTTAAGGAGTAAAGATACTAGATCTGTTTTAGTTGCACCCCTTTACAATTATAAAAATAATAAAAAAGTAGGTTTTATAGTAGCTGAACATTATTATAAAGAATATTTTTCTAAAAATAGAATAGATTTGTTTGATTTATTAGCTATACAAATATCTATTGTGGGGCAAAATTCCATGCTATTTGAAAAAGTAAGTGAATTTTCCAATAAAGATTTTTTAACTAATTGCTATAATAGAAAATATTTACAGAAAATAATGAAGAATATAGAAGAGAAAAGTAAAGTATGTACAATGTCTATTTTTGATATGGACAACTTTAAAGCAGTGAATGATATATACGGGCATGACAAAGGAGATAAACTTTTGATATCAGTATCTAACCTAGCTATCAAATATGCAAAAAAATATGACGGAGAAGTTGTAAGGTATGGTGGAGATGAATTCATTATTATCCTGTATAAAAACCTTGATGAGTCAAAAATAATATTACAAAACTTTATAAAAAATGCTCAGATGCTTCCAGCCATTAAAACATTAGACTTTTCTGTTACTTTTACTGTAGGGATTAGTTCTTATCCTGAAACTGCAAAGGATATAGAACGAATATTTAAGATTGCAGATAAGGCATTGATAGAAGCAAAAAAAGAAGGGAAAAACAAGATTAAAATAGGATATGATAATTAG